From the genome of Streptomyces sp. NBC_01260, one region includes:
- a CDS encoding TetR/AcrR family transcriptional regulator — translation MPTAREALLDAAHAALATRPWPAVRMVDVAAAAEVSRQTLYNEFGSKDGLARALVRRAADAYLAGVERALGTAGGTGDRLAATAAWTVRATRTNALVRGLLTGCWEDRLPRPACSARPVRPPGSPVPAQRRADAGPPTPAELLGQVRDRAVAALDGGCWPHDPAALAVTCELALRLALSYTLVPPHPEVAGDGAPLVRDVVERAPDSVT, via the coding sequence ATGCCGACAGCGCGAGAAGCACTGCTGGACGCCGCCCACGCGGCCCTGGCCACCCGGCCCTGGCCGGCCGTGCGGATGGTCGATGTGGCAGCTGCCGCCGAGGTCTCCCGGCAGACCCTCTACAACGAGTTCGGCAGCAAGGACGGACTGGCCCGCGCCCTGGTCCGACGGGCCGCCGACGCCTATCTGGCCGGCGTCGAGCGGGCGCTGGGAACGGCCGGCGGCACCGGCGACAGACTGGCCGCCACCGCCGCTTGGACGGTCCGGGCCACCCGGACGAACGCACTGGTCAGAGGGTTGCTCACGGGTTGCTGGGAGGACCGGTTACCGCGCCCCGCCTGCTCCGCGCGCCCGGTCCGGCCGCCCGGCTCGCCCGTACCGGCGCAGCGCCGGGCCGACGCCGGACCGCCGACGCCCGCCGAACTGCTCGGCCAGGTCAGGGACCGCGCGGTGGCCGCCCTGGACGGGGGATGTTGGCCGCACGACCCGGCGGCCCTGGCCGTGACCTGCGAACTCGCGCTGCGGCTCGCTCTGTCGTACACACTGGTACCCCCGCACCCCGAAGTGGCGGGGGACGGGGCGCCGCTGGTGCGGGATGTGGTGGAGCGGGCTCCGGATTCCGTGACGTGA
- a CDS encoding CBS domain-containing protein, whose translation MLVRDAMSTVVLTIGPTHTLRQAARLMSVRRVGAAVVHDPDTCGLGILTERDILNAVGSGQNPDVETAATHTTTDVVFAAPAWTLEEAAAAMTHGGFRHLIVLDDIGPVGVVSVRDIIRCWAPAGRHPVELVG comes from the coding sequence ATGCTCGTCCGTGACGCCATGAGCACGGTGGTCCTCACCATCGGCCCGACCCACACCCTCCGCCAGGCAGCCCGGCTGATGTCGGTACGCCGCGTAGGAGCAGCCGTCGTCCACGACCCGGACACCTGCGGTCTCGGCATTCTCACTGAGCGCGACATCCTCAACGCGGTCGGATCGGGCCAGAACCCCGACGTCGAGACAGCCGCCACCCACACCACCACCGACGTGGTCTTCGCCGCGCCCGCCTGGACCCTGGAGGAGGCAGCCGCGGCCATGACGCACGGCGGCTTCCGGCATCTGATCGTGCTGGACGACATCGGCCCGGTCGGTGTCGTGTCGGTGCGCGACATCATCCGCTGCTGGGCGCCGGCCGGGCGCCACCCCGTGGAGCTGGTCGGCTGA
- the hisN gene encoding histidinol-phosphatase, with product MPDYHDDLRLAHVLADAADATTMDRFKALDLKVETKPDMTPVTEADKAAEELIRGHLHRARPRDAILGEEYGIEGTGPRRWVIDPIDGTKNYVRGVPVWATLISLMEAGEDGFQPVVGLVSAPALNRRWWAAKGAGAFSGRSLTSASRLHVSKVERIADASLAYSSLTGWEEQGRLDGFMDLTRACWRTRGYGDFWPYMMVAEGSVDICAEPELSLWDMAANAIIVEEAGGRFTSLDGVSGPGGGNAAASNGTLHHELLGYLNQRY from the coding sequence ATGCCCGATTACCACGATGATCTGCGCCTCGCCCACGTGCTGGCGGACGCCGCCGACGCGACGACGATGGACCGGTTCAAGGCTCTGGACCTGAAGGTCGAGACGAAGCCGGACATGACGCCGGTGACCGAGGCCGACAAGGCCGCCGAGGAGCTGATCCGCGGCCACCTGCACCGGGCCCGCCCACGCGACGCGATTCTGGGCGAGGAGTACGGCATCGAGGGGACCGGCCCCCGGCGCTGGGTGATCGACCCGATCGACGGGACCAAGAACTACGTACGCGGTGTGCCGGTCTGGGCGACGCTGATCTCGCTGATGGAGGCCGGTGAGGACGGTTTCCAGCCGGTCGTCGGCCTGGTGTCCGCGCCCGCGCTGAACCGGCGCTGGTGGGCGGCGAAGGGCGCGGGGGCGTTCTCCGGCCGCAGCCTGACCTCGGCGTCCCGGCTGCACGTGTCGAAGGTGGAACGGATCGCGGACGCGTCGCTCGCGTACTCCTCCCTGACCGGCTGGGAGGAGCAGGGCCGGCTCGACGGCTTCATGGATCTGACCCGGGCCTGCTGGCGTACCCGCGGGTACGGGGATTTCTGGCCGTACATGATGGTCGCCGAGGGATCGGTCGACATCTGTGCCGAGCCGGAGCTCTCGCTCTGGGACATGGCGGCGAACGCGATCATCGTGGAGGAGGCGGGCGGCCGGTTCACCAGCCTGGACGGGGTCTCCGGACCGGGCGGCGGCAACGCGGCGGCCTCGAACGGGACGCTCCACCACGAACTGCTGGGATATCTGAACCAGCGCTACTGA
- a CDS encoding catalase, protein MTQEAHVTQGPLTTEAGAPVADNQNSQTAGVGGPVLVQDQSLLEKLAHFNRERIPERIVHARGAGAYGTFTLTRDVSQWTRAKFLSEVGKQTETFLRFSTVAGNLGSADAVRDPRGFALKFYTEDGNYDLVGNNTPVFFIKDAIKFPDFIHTQKRDPYTGSQEADNVWDFWGLSPESTHQVTWLFGDRGIPATLRHMNGYGSHTYQWNNEAGEVFWVKYHFKTDQGIKNLTQDDANKLAGEDPDSHQRDLREAIERGEFPSWTVQVQIMPAAEAATYRFNPFDLTKVWPHEDYPPVEIGRLELNRNPENVFAETEQSVFSPAHFVPGIGPSPDKMLQGRLFAYGDAHRYRVGINADHLPVNRPHAAEARTHGRDGHLYDGRHKGAKNYEPNSFGGPVQTDRPLWQPVPVNGDTGTHEAAVHAEDNDFVQAGNLYRLYSEDEKARLIDNLAGFISKVSRDDIAERAIGNFRQADGDFGKRLEAAVQALRG, encoded by the coding sequence ATGACGCAGGAGGCGCACGTGACGCAGGGACCGCTCACCACGGAGGCCGGAGCACCGGTCGCCGACAACCAGAACAGCCAGACCGCTGGCGTCGGCGGTCCGGTGCTGGTGCAGGACCAGTCGCTGCTGGAGAAGCTCGCGCACTTCAACCGTGAGCGCATTCCGGAGCGCATCGTGCACGCCCGGGGCGCCGGTGCGTACGGCACGTTCACGCTGACCCGCGACGTCTCGCAGTGGACGCGTGCGAAGTTCCTCTCCGAGGTCGGCAAGCAGACCGAGACCTTCCTGCGCTTCTCGACCGTCGCGGGCAACCTCGGCTCCGCAGACGCGGTGCGTGACCCCCGCGGCTTCGCGCTGAAGTTCTACACCGAGGACGGCAACTACGACCTCGTCGGCAACAACACCCCGGTGTTCTTCATCAAGGACGCCATCAAGTTCCCCGACTTCATCCACACCCAGAAGCGCGACCCGTACACCGGCTCGCAGGAGGCGGACAACGTCTGGGACTTCTGGGGTCTGTCGCCCGAGTCCACCCACCAGGTGACCTGGCTCTTCGGTGACCGCGGCATCCCGGCCACGCTGCGCCACATGAACGGGTACGGCTCGCACACCTACCAGTGGAACAACGAGGCCGGCGAGGTCTTCTGGGTCAAGTACCACTTCAAGACCGACCAGGGCATCAAGAACCTCACCCAGGACGACGCCAACAAGCTGGCCGGCGAGGACCCGGACAGCCACCAGCGCGATCTGCGCGAGGCCATCGAGCGCGGGGAGTTCCCGTCCTGGACCGTGCAGGTCCAGATCATGCCGGCGGCCGAGGCGGCCACGTACCGCTTCAACCCGTTCGACCTCACCAAGGTATGGCCGCACGAGGACTACCCGCCGGTCGAGATCGGCAGGCTGGAGCTCAACCGGAACCCGGAGAACGTCTTCGCGGAGACCGAGCAGTCGGTCTTCAGCCCCGCGCACTTCGTGCCCGGCATCGGCCCGTCCCCGGACAAGATGCTCCAGGGCCGCCTCTTCGCGTACGGCGACGCGCACCGCTACCGCGTCGGCATCAACGCCGACCATCTGCCGGTGAACCGCCCGCACGCCGCCGAGGCGCGGACGCACGGCCGGGACGGCCACCTGTACGACGGCCGCCACAAGGGTGCGAAGAACTACGAGCCGAACAGCTTCGGCGGTCCGGTCCAGACGGACAGGCCGCTGTGGCAGCCCGTCCCGGTCAACGGCGACACCGGTACCCACGAGGCCGCCGTGCACGCCGAGGACAACGACTTCGTCCAGGCGGGCAACCTCTACCGGCTCTACTCCGAGGACGAGAAGGCCCGGCTGATCGACAACCTCGCGGGGTTCATCTCGAAGGTCTCGCGCGACGACATCGCCGAGCGCGCCATCGGCAACTTCCGCCAGGCCGACGGCGACTTCGGCAAGCGGCTCGAAGCCGCGGTCCAGGCCCTGCGCGGCTGA
- a CDS encoding DMT family transporter has translation MAWLLVVVAGLLETGFAVCLKLSHGFTRLWPTIAFCVFALGSFGLLTMSLKKLDVGPAYAVWTGIGAAGTAIYGMIFLDDVVSTLKLVSISLVILGVIGLQLSGSSH, from the coding sequence ATGGCGTGGCTGCTGGTCGTGGTCGCGGGACTTCTGGAGACCGGCTTCGCCGTCTGCCTGAAGCTCTCCCACGGCTTCACCCGGCTCTGGCCGACCATCGCGTTCTGCGTCTTCGCGCTCGGCAGCTTCGGTCTGCTGACCATGTCGCTGAAGAAGCTCGACGTCGGGCCCGCCTACGCGGTGTGGACCGGCATCGGCGCGGCGGGGACCGCCATCTACGGCATGATCTTCCTCGACGACGTGGTCTCCACGCTCAAGCTGGTCTCGATCTCGCTGGTGATCCTCGGCGTGATCGGGCTCCAGCTCTCGGGGTCCTCGCACTGA